The genomic region TCTCAGCACTGGCCAGCGCAGCATCAGCTTGTTCCGTCACTGAGCAATGACTTGTATCGAATTCTTGTCCCAGCATTCGCTCAACGTGATCAGCACACTCCAGGTAACCTCCTCGATGACCAACTGCACGCGCCGCATCCGTAAGAGCAGCAACAGCGCGATCTAGCTCGCCGGCGTTCAAGATGGAATTGGCAACCTTCATCAAAAGAGGAGCATTAAGAATAAACTCTTCAACATGTTAAAGAAAAAGGTAAGGCAAAAAGGACTTACCAGCACTATTCCCCGAGTGCGCATCCATTCTGCTTCAGAAACAAGCGTGTCCACAATGCCTTGGGCCTCAGAATAATTTGTCTGAGCCACGTTAAGCGCCGCAGTGCTGacagcacgcgcctcctcagcATCGATGGCCTTGACCTTCTCTGCCTCAAGGTCGATCTCCAGGGACTCACATCTGTCGATTTGTTCATCCAAGCGACGTTTGAGCTCCGCAATCTCAACGTCCTTGGCCTGGAGATCTTTGTCCTTGGTGGACAGCTGAACCTTAGCTTCAGACAACTCAACCTGGAAGTTGGCAAATGACTTAGAAATTTTATAAACAACAAAGGAGAAAACGAAAGGAAAATCAACTAACCTCCATCTGTTGTTTAGCGGCTGTCTCAACCTGCGCTTCCTCCACCTTCGATGTCAGCTCCGCTATCTTAGCCTCAAGACCAACAATTTTTTGTCGAGCCGCATAGGCGCGCTCGTTGTCCTGGGCGCAGATGCGCttgaactcggccttctccttggccagttgctctTCCACATTATGAAGTTTCTTTTGCAGGCCCTCGCGACCCCACTCTTCAGCTTTCCTatcagcctcaaacttggcttTCTCCTCATCAAATGTGGCCTTAGCCTTCTCAAATTCACCAACACGTTTTAGCACACGTTCTCGGTAAGCCTCCCAGTCGGCGCGCTCTCTGACCATTGTTCGCCATTCACGAACTATCTGATGGTTAGCAGATCGAGCGTTGGCCTCGGCAAGAATGTAAGTGCGGTACAACATTTCATGCGGCTTCGCCTTTTGACGGTTAACTTCGCCAGGAGTGAATTGGTTCAAGTACCAATCGCGAGAAGGACCAAATTCAACAAACGTATCCTTCTGCCTTAAGCTCCAAGGGGCTTGATGAGGAGCATCACCACGTTCCTCTTCAGTATAAGTTTTATAATATATATCCCCGACGGTATCCTTCGCACCTATCACATTGGGGTTATAGCCCCCAGCTCCTCCAGAGCTTGCACCACTAGACACATAGCGCCCTAACCCCTTAGAAGTAACAATCGGCGCAGCAGGGGGAGGTTTTGGGACACCAGACTGCCCTTGAACAGAAGACTGATCGGCAGCTCTTTCTTTCCTCGCCTCTTCCGCCTTCCTCTGCCTATCCGCCTCCTCCCTCAGCTTTCTCTCCTCTTCCGCTTTCCTCTTCCTCTCCGCCTCCAGCTttctctcctcctcctccttcctctttttctcttcctcttctttgcGCTTTAGCTCTTCAGCCTTCTTCTGCGCAGCAATCCTACTCTCTTCTTTCCTCCGATCCTCTTCTGCCTTTCGCTGCGCTTCATCAGTTTTCGCAGCATCACGCGCAGCAGAATCGGAAGGTTCAGTGGCAACCTTAGGTCTTTTCGTGCTGGGTTCAACAAACTTAACCCCcttttcaggggtcttcttcttgatctctaCAAGAATAAAGCAAACGCACTTGAGCAAAAAAgaggttaaattataaagaaggGAGATAAGAGCATACCAGGAGAAAACTGGTATAACGAGCGCAACTTGCTCTTCTTCCcaacaacgggaataacaactGAAACAGGCGCAGAGGCCATACCAGTTGTCGCCTCGCTTCTACCCCTCTTTCTTCCAATCAACGGGGCagtctcttcttcctcttcttcttcatcctcaGGATGAGATGGAGTTGCGTCAGCATCcgggttacgagaacccgcgctcccagagcCCTTTGACCCACCAGCGCTAGTCTTTCCCATAGCTGCATATGATAAACCTTCATAAGAGTCACTGATTATCACGTAATCGTCTAAGTCACGTTGCCGGAGGCGAAGCGTACCTTTGACAGCAGCAGTAGTTGCGCGACTGGCGCCAGGACCCTTGCTGGTCACTTCAACATCcgccttctttttcttcttcgaaggtttcttcttcttctcctctgggTCAACCCCCAgatcgcgcaacacacctgcaaagattttaGGCAACGAACTTAACTCGCCATTCGAAGACCCTactgactcctcgctggaaagatagaaagtctctttcccagcagaagtcacagagcgcaatGGACGAGGTTTAGGATAGTGCGCACCTTCAGTTGCATCCGGCGGCGAGGCGAAGGCGTCAGCAGCAGGAAACATGAAGTTCCCCTTTATCTGGTCATACCAGCCTTCCTCATCATCGCGCAGAGGGCGAACGCCCATGGAGCCACCAAAGGCTGGGAAGGCAGCCTGATAGAGTTGCGTCTCTACACAACAAAAACAAAGTATAAGAAACCAGTTAAGTGAATGTACTCGGAAACAAAACAAAAAGGGGGAAAGTATCTAACCTTGATCCCCGATCTTCAAGACCGGGAGTTCCCTGCTACtaggtgaccactggtcactcatcttgGCAGCAACCAGAACATTCTCCCCAAATACCCGGTTAGGGGTTGCGGTAAGCCGCTGATACCACTGAGCAGACTTCGGTATAGGAAGGTCCTCCTTTGGTATAACCTCGGTCCATTCCCTAAACGGCATAGCTATTGGCAAGACTTCCTCCCGGATGAAGAAGAACTTgggtttccagtcatggaaactcttgGGAGGATTCAACAAAATCTTCTTAGCCGTACCACGGCTAGcaaaagaaaagaaccccattgTTCTTTGCAGTTGATAGAAGACACGAAACTTATTCACCGTCGGCTCAATGCCGTGGGATTGACACAAGAACTCAAAGTGCCTCACCCTCACCATCCCAGGTGGGCTTAACTGTGAGATATGAAACTTGTAGTAGGACAATATGCTACCAAAGAAGTTAGTCGCCGGCAGCCGGAAGTTTCCTTGAAGGAAGAAGTCTTCGAACAAAGTAATGTAACCGGGTGGGGCATCAGCCGCGGTCTGACCCTGAGCAGGGTAccgggcatcccactccggtggaaaCCTAAAACTTCGAACGATCTGTTCGAATAAACCTAAGTCCCATCTCAGGACTGGGACTGGCCCCTCCTCACTAGCAGGAGCTTCTTGATGTTCTTCGCTCATGTTTCAAGAAAAAGCTGGAAAAAActtgaagaaagtttgaagatttgaagaaagtttgaagaagatgaagaacaaTATGAAGACTCAAAGAGAAAAAGGGAGAAGAAACGAAGAGAAAGTGAATCTCTCACCTttctcttcggatatatatacccatcgcatttaatgcgatgggtaaccgtgccgcaCTCGCCGCAGGGGCAACCAACGAGAGGTTGCCACGTCAAGCGGAAAAGCAGGgacgacggttaccacgcgcgcgtggcatccactctcctgacatgaagtgcaaccgccgcaggcggcatgatgacatccgtgccaggggtcaactcaagCGTCGCTCTCagcgacttatctcaccaacctgtcagaggttcaaatttcgaagtttcccgccataaaacGTGCAAGTAACTTCATGCAGAAGTCACAAGAGTCGCGCCAGATATACGTAAACTGCTAACACCTCGCGCGATTAAAAGGACAACTTCCCCTTCTCTTATTTTTAtcaagtccagagctccaaccacttgcgttgcgcatggtgcagcactggactggggggacttgaaggggtatggtcccaaaaagtcgcgcaaacctcataacaggttgcacgtgagaccatactccttagcatAACAACTTGATAATAACAGCCTCGCGCAGCTTACGTCACATTATGACTTAGCCCCGCGCGAGAAAGAGCACATAATGAACTCAGATAGCAACACTTAGTATAAAAACAATGGTATAAGTGAACAcactaaccccgcgcgggttagttgccaccaaacaaaatcctctccataggaagacgcgctgttacctacagaggtacacagggtacaagtggcagtaaaaagagccaatgagcgtccagcaggctctgttcaatcgtgcgccacgatcttctgacgataagtacacaaggacgcctacatggcaccaatcaagagacggggacaactgtcccacgatctccacttgtctgctgatgacagaagggacaacaaggccgacaacaatgacacgtggctccaatcaaggtgcgccagcaccgacgagcatctagaagccactaagcagtcgaggccagcgaggcaaagagcatattcgttgttgtccgtttctggcccaaggcccatcagcccacaacctctttacacctctccggctataaatagagaccttactTCACAGGTTAAGCATTCTATTCTCTCGGCTCTCACTCTTtactacttaattactctcaaagcaatcgcttattctcacgccggagcccggttaagagggaaacccccacattcccctcttaacgagtaacggtgttctgttttgcaggttgagtaaccagtcggagctcaaatacctaaaagaagattaacctctatgaaaggaacataaactcATCTAATTAATACCTTAATTAGAACCCGTGTTTCTTCAGAAACGTTACTTATTATTTGATAAATTGATAAACGTTACAACTAGCAGAAAGATTTGTAGTTGGTCAAACTGAGTTTTAACCGATTTTAGTTCTAAAGTAAATAACCTAataattatttagttaatatttttttgtaagttctttttttttttaatttccatattggttgtttttttttttgaacggctaatttctttaatcccaTGTCGtatgtgggacttgaacccaagatcttccccttcccaacctaggtgtttttaaaggttttgcctttgttaattagggttgtaaacgagccgagtcgagccgagctagacacagctcgagctcggctagaactcgattcgagctggctcggctcgagctcgaatttcaaatcaagctgagatttgaggctcgagctcgactcgattagaattcgagctagcttggctcggctcgatctagctcgaactaacaaaaaaccgcaaaatttactacttaaaaagccattaaaaatttttattatcaataatatttaatcaaatcaaaaatatATTGTGATTTGAATGATGTATTATCAATTTGTTATATATAAATATGCATTTTAGCACCTATAAATTATAATATGCAATTGAACGTAGACATATAACCAAGAATTTACATGTCAAATGACTAGAGGTAAAGGTTTATTTTAACATTAATATATGGTATAAGAAACTAGAGGAAAAAACTATTCTTATGATTTTCTTACAAATGCATAATAATTATTAGCTTGACCATGGGTATAGAGATCGTCTAATTAGGTCAGAAAAAAAAAGTACCCAAAGTTATCTTTCGAATTAATTCTTAATGTTTTAATTTAAGATgaaatctatctatactatataataaaagaaacctgtttttgtcattctctcatttaattgattaaaattattagtaatactaataataataatatttcatctaaattaatacaaatttttattattaatagtatttaatcaaatctagaatctaatctaatacaaatttttattatcaataatatttaatcaaatctaataagaattcatacgaattccaaagttgatattaactttcaaataattaaaaaaaaaaatccacctaacatcacaatggttttaaagatataatttttttattatttggtatataatattacatttatttaatacgCACAATACATAtagttcttatagatataacttattttattatttaatatataaaattacatttcttcaacccgtgcaataaaggaggcttttaaaaagataatgttttattatttgatatataaaattcatttattaaacccgtgtaatatacggggttataacctagtaataataataattcaaaaGGCAGAAAATGTTGTCGTGCACCATCATGTGTGTGTATTTTGTGTGGGTGGAGCGTCGGATCCAGAAAAAAAAACTCTAATATCACTGTTTATACAAAACTATCAAcgaaaactagaaaaaaaaaaagtttgtaaCTTTAATCTTTCAAAAACCTCACCTTATCAAAAAATCCGACTTATTTTCCTATTTGGGTCACATCTGAACTAAACTAAACTTTCTAAACAAATATTGATTTGAACCAAAACCAAAAGATATTCCATCAAACATTAAATATAGCATATTAGCACGTCACATCCACTTCTCGATATGACAGTTTGAATACGTACTTGTTACAAGATTTTCTATAATTTTCACAGATTAAGTCGACATATGTGATTACCATAGTATAACAACGCTCTCCTAACAATATTGAATACACCTCACTTACGTATACTTATCTCACATCAAATCCGGGTGATGAAACATGTGTTCAACTTCAAAGAACCTACAATCTAAAACTTCCAGAACTCAATTAAcatgattaaaataataaaagccagttgttaaataaataaatatatatatggtTGTGAAATAGTGGATAAAACAAATGAGAATGGATTTGTTGACCATATTGAAAGTAAAGACTAAAGACATTGGCGTGTAGAGTAGAGagtagttttgtttgttttgttttgttaattGTTAGAGAATGAATGAATGTACAGATGGATTCCCGCGTACCGTGATTCCTGAAGCATttacaaccaaacaaacaaacatcatTACATTCAAATTCCCCTATTATCTGTAACCCCAaacatattatatatttatttaatatattaactaAAAAGTTAAAGCATATGGGGATTTAGATACTCGATACGAAAGTGATAGTGGgattttatttttagaaataaaaaaaaataaaaattcatatGACGTTTGGATATGATGCAATTAATACAAGTTACAACAAGTGTTTTGAGCGTTTAATTatcagaagaaaaaaaaaaaacaaattacataagtTACATGATTAGTTTTTTTAGAATAGCAGGTATGAACCTGCTATAAAATAACAATTATTTGACTCATAAATAATCAGGTCAATAAAAAACAGaatatatttattaaaatattagAGGTCACGGTTTCAATTTGTTGATGGCAGCTGCCAATTTTTTATAAACCATGATGGCAGAAAACTGCGGAACATAGTAACGTACCCAAttatataatttgtttttaaaAGAATATAatattaacaaattaattatcaCAAACTTGACGTTTAGAAAAATCTACGTCCGATGACCCATTCCATCTCACAGTGTTGTTAGTACAAGACTTGCTACCAGCTGGTTAGACAACCAAAGTCGGTCCGATTGAATACTCTTAAACCCGTCTTCGTTTAAACCACCAAGTTACATTTCCCAACCGCTTGCGGTATGCACATATATAATGTACATATGTGTGGGTCAGCGGGGGTCAAAAGTGAAAGTAccctaattttaacgttattttactatgagttaaatgcctggttggtccctgtggtttacgaaaattgcagacttggtcctaagGGTTCACTAATTACACACTTGGTCTCAGTGGTTGTAATTTTTGCACTCGAGTGATCCTTATCACTAACCTTTGTTAAATTTTCCAGTTAAATGTGTGTGGAATGTCTGTTTTACCCCTaagattaaaaaaacaaataaaaataagtgAGCCCCACCCATCCCACCTTCATCTTCTTCCCCattcttagagcattcacatcaaAAGAACTAAATTGTGAGTgcggggtttttaaaatataaagagtataaaaaatggttgtgagtggaggagagagaaaatgttactgttcatctgtatatttggggggacactgttcacccactataattttttaatatatattgaaagtggttgtgagtgaaggagagagaaaaatgtaatgataaaggtataaaaatattatttaattgaaaagtagagagaaaaaatatttgtttttagtggaaatatattgatataggagttgttttttagtagaatgtatgtataattttaggGGGCTGGATGTAAATGCTCTTAACACATCTTCAACTTTCAGATTTATTTATGAGGTCCACCCCTAATCTTCTCCCTCCTTTCACCaatcaccaccatcatctccaccttcaacccaccaccacctccatTATCACCTTCAACCCACCGCCTCCATTCTCCTACCCTCTCGCACCACCCACACCCCCTTCTAATCTCTCTCTTCTGTAAATACGGCCGACTACCACCGTGTACGGCGGCGGTGCGGCGGTGCTGGGTACCGGCGTTAACAGCATCAGCAGCGCCATCACAGGAAGTTCGAGGGTTCGGGCTTGAAGCTCCAATGGCGGCAATGGCTCGAGGTGAAAGAGGCCCGAGTTTTGGCATTCGTTGGATCGAGGCTGGTGGCCGACGGCGGCTGTAGCCACCGGAAACGATGGCAGCCGTGGCAGCAGGGCACTCCCTTTCCCCTTCTTTTTGTCTCAAAGTTTATAGGTCAGTGGTGTGTTCGTTGAGTTGAAATTTTGGTTAATGTATGATTTTAGCCTGATGAGTGTAAGTATTTGTGTATTTCTTACATTTTGAGGTCAATGGGTTatagatgaagatgatgatggtgatgaagattcAGGTTGTGTTTAATtcttagttttaggtttttaactgtttaagggtaatatagtcatttcacatatagttaactgagaaatttaacagaggttaggtcaggggaccaaccgagttcatttttgacaacttttgggaccacgcatgtaattagtaaaccactaagACCAAGTATGatttttttgcaaaccacagggaccaaccaagcatttaactcttttactaatttcgtgaaaataacgttaaaaactGAGGACGGTTCATCATACatcatgtggtggtgttgatagctgaaagacaaaagggtataTACACTAATCGGTCTTTGCACCGATTGTTAAGTGTTAAGTGTTATGTGCCttgtgtccaaggcttgatgcaaaactactatcgagccgggggtctcactgaaagcagtctctctatttctacagggtagaggtaagactgtctacatgTTACCCTCCTCaaaccctacctttgctttgttATATACTGATGAtcatgatgataatgatgataacataACACATCCACACCAAAAGAAGTagttttgtattttgttttgtatTAAAAACTTAAGTTATTTATGAAATCATCTAGTTTAAAAAACTGGTATGCGGTTGGATAACACGATAACACGTGAGGTTATCAAAACATTGGTTTTTACTTTTTAGGATATTGAGGtcaactctttttttttttttttttttgacaggtGAACTTCACAACAGACGGCTAATTCACACCCGCAAAACGCAGACCCACCACCACTCATTACCAgaactatgttgtcttaaccgggcccacGCCTGATCAAGAGGGACGTTACGCTGTCCCCGAGAAAATTTCTAGCCTCCTGCCACATAAGTTGCACCCTCCACAAGAGCCGACCCTCTGGAGTAAATGCACTGTAGTAGAAAACTCGGGTAGGATCAAGGGTCGAACCGGAGTCCTTCCCCATCATTTCCAATGCATCAACCAGCTGGGCTGGAATCATTTGCATTGAGGTCAATTCTTAGATGTTCCTTTCCACAGGTGGTTGGTTTAGATCTGCTAACATGTAACCAATTGTCAAATTGGTTTCAAGATGCTTTAAAACAAGATTTCAAACATTCATAAAGGGACATAAAATTCAAGTACAAAAACAATAATACCTAAAGCTTCATGCAAGATTTACAATGAGTTAATATGGAAACATCATAATGGGAATGGATTTAAAGACTCACTTTAATATTTACAACACCATTCATGTTCCCCGGCTTTTTAATCCATGCATAAGATGTCACATTCAGGCTTTTCCTTGATACGGGCCATGGTACAATAACAACGAGCCAAAAATCAAACGAAGATAACGAATACTGCAATAAGCACTGCAATTGTAAATATCAGAGCCTGCAATGCAACCCATCAAGGGTTAGTTGAGTAGTAGTCACACATGAAATAAGTAGCGATCTTCAATTAACCAAAATTAGAACATGATACAACCTAAATATCCTAAAAAACGGAAGCTAATATATAACAAAAGACTTGCATCACCAAAAATCCTAAATCCTGTATATATGGAAACAAACTAAAATATGATAAAAGAAGTCTAAATTCCTGTACATGTGCTACCAAACGGTTCAACTGcctattttttttgaacggtgactTTCTTTTTGAGTGACCCAATGTCACACCGCCTAAACGGCGGCCCTAGCCAAGATCTGCCCAgactacgttgtcttaaccgggcccgcgctgggttggtcagacttggttaCGGCGTTCCCCCGAAAACCGTACTGCCTCCACACGAGATGCCTCGCTGAAGTAACATCCGGATGAAAACCGGGGTGCGGCTCAGGATCGAACCCCCCTCGGTGGGTTTGTCACCATCATTGCCCAATATCCAGCCCAATATGACACAAGtaggaattgaacttgagtctccatTGGAAAACCCAAGTCTCCTAccacttgggggggggggggggggggggggggggaagaaCCGCCTATTAATATCTAGATTCTAGAATCAATTAAATGGACTTGTCATAAAGGTTATCGTAAGTGCTGACAGTTATTTAAGAGCCAAACATGCTTCTCGTAACGACAGGTAGTTTAAATAGAATGATACAATGGTGGGATTTAGAGTGCAAAACATTCTACTTACGATTCGTAACGAGTAACGACAGGTAGTTTAAATAGAATGATACGATGGTGGGATTTAGAGTGCAAAACATTCTACTTACGATTAATTTCAAGTAGTAATTTGattagaaaaattgaaaataaaaatgttCTTTTAAGTACATACAGCTATTGCACTGGCAGCGAGTCCTGTTCGCTCCCTTGGATCCTTTTGATAGTAATTTCTGAAGTACAAGATTGTTGCATAATACCAAAGCAAAGGGAATATGAACCCAAATAACAGGCTGCAAAAGCACATACACCCGCGTTAAGATGTTATGTTTTGTAGATATTGCAAGATGGACGGGTCACAATGTAGGGTGGGACCGCGGGTTCGGTAATGTGGGGGTTTTATGAATGATTTATGTGGTGATTATGTTTATCAAAACAATGTTCTTACAATAATAACTCAAGTCTTTCAAAATAATGGTTAGGAAGTTGTATGCAATAAAATAGACGTCTG from Helianthus annuus cultivar XRQ/B chromosome 10, HanXRQr2.0-SUNRISE, whole genome shotgun sequence harbors:
- the LOC110886464 gene encoding 60S ribosomal protein L18a-like protein; this translates as MISSDLKQHEKGNYTLIGDVENNELGYFDKPLPCFGFGIGWFCLLFGFIFPLLWYYATILYFRNYYQKDPRERTGLAASAIAALIFTIAVLIAVFVIFV
- the LOC110886463 gene encoding uncharacterized protein LOC110886463, giving the protein MSEEHQEAPASEEGPVPVLRWDLGLFEQIVRSFRFPPEWDARYPAQGQTAADAPPGYITLFEDFFLQGNFRLPATNFFGSILSYYKFHISQLSPPGMVRVRHFEFLCQSHGIEPTVNKFRVFYQLQRTMGFFSFASRGTAKKILLNPPKSFHDWKPKFFFIREEVLPIAMPFREWTEVIPKEDLPIPKSAQWYQRLTATPNRVFGENVLVAAKMSDQWSPSSRELPVLKIGDQETQLYQAAFPAFGGSMGVRPLRDDEEGWYDQIKGNFMFPAADAFASPPDATEGVLRDLGVDPEEKKKKPSKKKKKADVEVTSKGPGASRATTAAVKAMGKTSAGGSKGSGSAGSRNPDADKRGDNWYGLCACFSCYSRCWEEEQVALVIPVFSWYALISLLYNLTSFLLKCVCFILVEIKKKTPEKGVKFVEPSTKRPKVATEPSDSAARDAAKTDEAQRKAEEDRRKEESRIAAQKKAEELKRKEEEEKKRKEEEERKLEAERKRKAEEERKLREEADRQRKAEEARKERAADQSSVQGQSGVPKPPPAAPIVTSKGLGRYVSSGASSGGAGGYNPNVIGAKDTVGDIYYKTYTEEERGDAPHQAPWSLRQKDTFVEFGPSRDWYLNQFTPGEVNRQKAKPHEMLYRTYILAEANARSANHQIVREWRTMVRERADWEAYRERVLKRVGEFEKAKATFDEEKAKFEADRKAEEWGREGLQKKLHNVEEQLAKEKAEFKRICAQDNERAYAARQKIVGLEAKIAELTSKVEEAQVETAAKQQMEVELSEAKVQLSTKDKDLQAKDVEIAELKRRLDEQIDRCESLEIDLEAEKVKAIDAEEARAVSTAALNVAQTNYSEAQGIVDTLVSEAEWMRTRGIVLVANSILNAGELDRAVAALTDAARAVGHRGGYLECADHVERMLGQEFDTSHCSVTEQADAALASAENSYDNLSLPIMDLVVSALKKDDWCQRLKAILDPPITVESSDEEAAGDDGGGDDDGDDGEGNEDDDGEKNEDK